ACCAGACCTCCATTCTGTTGGTGGTCTATACAGCGTTCAGCGAAGCCGTCGTTAATGGTATCTGGCATAAAGTTGGCTGGGGATCATTGCTGTTTATCGTGGTGGTCAGCTGCGTTCTTCTGGCTATCGTGATTGTAGTTAACGTCTTTATGGCACGCCGACTGGGTTTCAATAAAGCGGATGAGATAACGATTGTCTTCTGTGGTTCGAAAAAGAGTCTGGCAAATGGCATCCCGATGGCAAACATTCTGTTCCCCACATCGGTGATCGGTATGATGGTACTGCCGTTGATGATTTTCCATCAGATCCAACTGATGGTTTGCGCGGTGCTGGCGCGTCGTTATAAGCGCCAGACCGAGCAACTACAGGCGCAGCAGGAAAGCCACGCAGGGAAGATTTAAAGCGAACGTTTCAGGGGCTGAACCAGTTGCGTCAGCCCCTCGGTTTTAATCAGCAGCGTGATTTGCATTAGCTCACCGAGCTTCCCTGCCGGAAATTCATCCTTGCGGGCAAACCACAGCAGATACTCTTCCGGCAGGTCGATTAAGCGACGCCCTTTGTACTTGCCAAACGGCATTATCGTATTGGCTATTTCAATCAGCTGCTCTTTTTCCATCTCAGTTACCCAGCAAACGTAGCATTTCAGCTTCGTCGATCACTTCAATGCCCAGTTCCTGCGCTTTCGCCAGTTTAGAACCTGCGGCTTCTCCGGCGATCACCAGATCGGTTTTCTTCGACACGCTGCCCGCCACTTTCGCGCCCAGTTCGACCAGGCGAGCTTTGGCGTCATCACGCGACATCTGACTTAAGCTACCCGTGAGTACCACGGTTTTACCGGCAAACGGACTGTCGATCTCTTCTGCGTTGATGACGACCGGCGCAGGCCAGTGAACGCCTTCCGCCAACAGCTCGCTGATGACATTGCGGTTGCTTTCTTCGGCAAAGAAGTTGTGAACATGAGATGCCACCACGATCCCGACGTCTGGCACTTTTTGCAGCTCTTCAATCGAGGCTGATTCCAGCGCTTCCAGCGTGCCAAAATATGCCGCCAGACCGGCTGCGGTAGCCTCACCGACTTCACGGATGCCAAGTGCATAGAGGAAGCGGGCAAAGGTGGTTTCTTTCGCTTTTTCCAGCGCGTTAACCACATTTTGTGCCGATTTCGGCCCCATTCGCTCCAGCCCGGTAAGTTTGCCTGCGGTGAGTTTGAACAGGTCCGCCGGAGTGTGGACGTACTCTTTTTCAACCAGCTGGTCGATAATTTTGTCACCCATTCCGTCAACATCCATCGCACGACGGGAAACAAAGTGTTTCAGCGATTCTTTACGTTGAGCACCGCAAATCAGGCCACCAGTACAGCGAGCAACCGCTTCACCTTCCACACGTTCCACGTCAGAACCACATACCGGACAATGCGTCGGGAATACAACCTCACGGGTATCTTCCGGGCGTTCAGAAAGCACGACGTTAACCACTTGTGGGATCACGTCTCCTGCGCGGCGAATCACCACTTTATCGCCAATGCGTAAACCGAGACGTTCAATTTCGTCGGCATTATGCAGTGTAGCGTTGCTCACCAGCACGCCTGCAACATGGACAGGTTCCAGACGCGCAACGGGCGTAATCGCACCTGTACGCCCAACCTGAAACTCTACATCACGCACAAAAGTCATTTGTTCCTGCGCCGGAAATTTAAACGCAACAGCCCAGCGCGGGGCGCGGGAAACAAAGCCAAGTTGCTCCTGCTGCGCCAGCGAGTTGACCTTAATGACTACACCGTCAATATCAAAGCCCAGCGTCGGGCGGTCTTCTTCCACTTTGTGGTAAAACGCCAGCACGTCTTCTGCTGATTCGCAAAGCGTTACCCGATCGCTGACTGGTAATCCCCACGCTTTAAACTGCATTAAGCGGCCCAGATGAGTGTCCGGCAACTCGCCACCTTCCAGTACACCAACGCCATAGCAGAAGAAAGTAAGCGGTCGCTTCGCAGTAATACGCGGATCAAGCTGACGCAGAGAACCTGCCGCCGCATTACGTGGGTTAGCAAACACTTTTCCGCCCGTGCGTCGCGCCTCTTCGTTAATCTTCTCAAAACCCGCCTGCGGCAGGAACACTTCACCACGCACTTCCAGACGTGCTGGAATATTCTCACCTTGCAGTTTCAGCGGAATAGCGCGAATGGTACGCACGTTAGACGTGATGTCTTCCCCAGTAGTGCCATCGCCACGGGTCGCCGCGCTTACCAGTACACCATTCTCATACAGAATGCTGACGGCAAGCCCATCGAGCTTTAACTCGCAGCACCAGGTCACTTTTTCGTTGCTTTTAAGCCTGTCCTGTACGCGTTTGTTGAAGGCGAGAAAACTCTCTTCATCAAATACGTTATCCAGAGACAGCATGGGTACTTCATGACGGATCTGGCTAAAGGCTGCCAGCGGCGCAGCACCTACACGTTGGGTAGGTGAATCAGGGGTAATCAGCTCAGGATGTTTGGCTTCCAGCTCACGCAACTCGCGCATCAGCCTGTCGTATTCAGCGTCGGGAATTTCCGGCGCATCCATCACATGATAAAGATATTCATGGTGGCGAAGCGTCGTTCGCAGTTCTGTCAGTTGTTGTTCGATTGATTCCATATCGCACCATCAATGCTAAAAACCCCCGACAAGCGGGGGTTCGAAGAAGAGTTAATTTGCCTTAAGTGTATCAGGCGTTGGCGTCTTTCACTTCGCGGATAATGTCCTGATACTCGCGCAGTTTCTGCGGAGTCATCATACGGCGCTGATCGTCAAGCACTACGCCGCCTACTTCATCGGCAATATGCTGCGCGGATTGCAGCATCAGCTTGAAGTTTTGCAGTTCATCACCGTAAGACGGCACCTGCATGAAGATAGTGACACCCGGCGTTGTGAAATCCTTCATTTCAGGATCAAACGTTCCCGGTTTCACCATATTCGCCAGGCTGAATAATGCCGGGCCGCTGCCATCCGGGCTAAGATGGCGATGATAAATATTCATATCGCCAAAGATAAAGCCCGCCTGTTGAATGCTATTAAGAAGCAGTTCGCCGTTCAGCTCGCTACCGTGATGCGCCGCGACGTTCATAATGATCACCGCTTCTTTGCGCTTCGGCTTATCCATCACAGGCGCTGGTTCAGCTACAGGTTCAGGCTGCGGTGCCGCTACAGGTTCCGCGGTCTGGAAAGTCGGCTGCGGAGCTGGAGGCACCTGCGAAGCAACCGGCTGTTCAGGCTGCGGCGGGTAAGCCGGCTGCTGTACTGGCTGCGGTTGTTGCACTGGCTGCGGTTGCTGAACAGGCTGCGCTGAATGCGGAGCATGTTGCGGCGGTACCTGCGCTTCAGGCGGCTGCTGAACCGGTTGACGCGGTTGCGCAGACGCATAAGGCGGTTGGTACTGGTGTTGCGGCGACGGACGAGCAGCCTCATGCTCCTGGGCGTTAGCCGGGGCATGATTTACGCGGTGAACACGAACCTCACCAACGCCCTCATCATCTTCGACATCCTCGTCATAAGAATCGTCGTCACGTTTTGACTTCATTCGTTTTAGTGGCCGATCGCGAAACATAGAAGATCGTTCTTTACGGCTGGTCCAGAAACCATGTACCAGTAAAGCGATTATGGCGATCGCGCCAACAATGATTAATATCAGACGCAAATCCTGCATCATTATATTCTCTGTTGTTCTAACACCTTGCCACCACGGCAAACATTTACTCACTAAGAGTATTTGTCGATTACCTCAAGTGCAAGTGCACTATTAACTTTCACAGCACAAAGATAGATGAAATCGTGCTTTTTGCTGGTTTTTCGAACATATCCTAACTGTCCATTGCGCAAATACCCGGTAAAATACGCAGAACTTTCCTGGGATTGGTCAAAAGGAGCATATCCTGATTATGGTTTCAACATTCACATCTGCCTCTCGCAGCGGTTTTTACTATTTTGCGCAAGGCTGGAAGCTCGTCTTGCAACCTGGGATTCGCCGTTTTGTCATCTTACCGCTGTTGATCAATATCTTGTTGATGGGAGGCGCGTTCTGGTGGCTCTTTAGCCAACTGGATGTTTGGATCCCGTCGTTAATGAGTCACGTACCTGACTGGCTGCAATGGTTGAGCTATTTGCTGTGGCCTGTAGCGGTCATCTCCGTGCTACTGGTTTTTGGCTATTTTTTCTCCACTATCGCCAACTGGATTGCCGCACCATTTAACGGTTTGTTGGCTGAACAACTGGAAGCAAGACTGACTGGCGCTACGCCACCGGATACCGGTATTTTCGGCATCATGAAAGATGTGCCGCGGATTATGAAACGTGAATGGCAAAAGTTTGCCTGGTATCTGCCGCGCGCGATTGTATTGCTGATCCTTTACTTCATCCCTGGCATTGGGCAAACCGTCGCACCGGTGCTGTGGTTCCTGTTCAGCGCCTGGATGTTAGCCATCCAATACTGCGACTATCCGTTCGATAACCACAAAGTGCCCTTCAAAGATATGCGCACTGCCCTGCGCACGCGCAAAATCACTAATATGCAGTTTGGTGCTTTAACCAGCTTGTTCACGATGATCCCGGTACTCAACCTGTTCATTATGCCGGTGGCCGTTTGTGGCGCTACGGCGATGTGGGTCGATTGCTACCGCGCTAAACATGCATTATGGCGGTAACAATTTACCGATTATTTTGTAAACATTATGTGTGGAACAGGGGTGGCTTATGCCGCCCCTTATTCCATCTTGCGAGCCATTATTTCCCTTCTGCATATAGATATGCTAAATCCTTACTTCCGCATATTCTCTGAGCGGGTATGCTACCTGTTGTATCCCAATTTCATACAGTTAAGGACAGGCCATGAGTAAGATTTTTGAAGATAACTCGCTGACTATCGGTCACACACCGCTGGTTCGCCTGAATCGCATCGGTAACGGACGTATTCTGGCGAAGGTGGAATCCCGAAACCCCAGCTTCAGCGTTAAGTGCCGTATCGGTGCAAATATGATTTGGGATGCCGAAAAGCGCGGTGTACTGAAGCCGGGCGTTGAGTTGGTGGAGCCAACCAGCGGCAATACCGGGATTGCACTGGCGTATGTGGCTGCCGCTCGCGGTTATAAACTCACTCTGACCATGCCGGAAACCATGAGTATTGAACGCCGCAAGCTGCTCAAAGCGTTAGGTGCAAACCTGGTGCTGACCGAAGGTGCTAAAGGCATGAAAGGTGCGATTCAAAAAGCGGAGGAAATTGTTGCCAGCAACCCAGAAAAATACTTGCTGCTGCAACAATTCAGCAACCCGGCGAATCCGGAAATTCATGAAAAAACCACCGGCCCGGAGATCTGGGAAGATACTGACGGTCAGGTCGATGTGTTTATTGCTGGTGTCGGCACTGGCGGTACGCTGACCGGCGTCAGCCGCTACATTAAAGGCACCAAAGGCAAGACTGACCTCATCTCTGTCGCCGTTGAACCAACCGACTCTCCGGTTATCGCCCAGGCGCTGGCAGGTGAAGAAATCAAACCCGGGCCGCATAAAATCCAGGGCATCGGTGCTGGCTTTATCCCGGCTAACCTTGATCTCAAACTAGTCGACAAAGTTATTGGCATCACCAATGAAGAAGCCATCTCTACTGCGCGTCGCCTGATGGAAGAAGAAGGCATTCTTGCCGGGATCTCTTCCGGCGCGGCTGTTGCTGCGGCGTTGAAACTACAAGAAGATGAAAGCTTTACCAATAAGAATATTGTGGTTATTCTACCATCATCGGGTGAGCGTTATTTAAGCACTGCACTGTTTGCCGATCTCTTTACTGAGAAAGAACTGCAACAGTAATGCCAGCTTGTTAAAAATGCGTAAAAAAGCACCTTTTCAGGTGCTTTTTTGTGGCCTGCTTCAAACTTTCACCCCTCCTGGCATTGATTCAACTTGTCGGAACTGGTATTTAACCTGACTAATTATTTTGATGCGCGAAATTAATCGTTACAGGAAAAGCCTTAGCTGAATCGATTTTATGATTTGGTTCAAGTCTTCCTTTAGCGGCATAATGTTTAATGATGAACGAAACGTCAGCGGCCAACATCCGCCAGCAATGGACTGTATAGAGCACTTCGTGCGTCGCGTCTGTTAAAACTGGCGCTAACAATACAGGCTAAAGTCGAACCGCCAGGCTAGACTTTAGTTCCACAACACTAAACCTATAAGTTGGGGAAATACAATGTTCCAGCAAGAAGTTACCATTACCGCTCCGAACGGTCTGCACACCCGCCCTGCTGCCCAGTTTGTAAAAGAAGCTAAGGGCTTCACTTCTGAAATTACTGTGACTTCTAACGGCAAAAGCGCCAGCGCCAAAAGCCTGTTCAAACTGCAGACTCTGGGCCTGACTCAAGGCACCGTTGTGACTATCTCTGCGGAAGGCGAAGACGAGCAAAAAGCGGTTGAACATCTGGTTAAACTGATGGCGGAACTCGAGTAATTTCCCGGGTTCTTTTAAAAATCAGTCACAAGTAAGGTAGGGTTATGATTTCAGGCATTTTAGCATCCCCGGGTATCGCTTTCGGTAAAGCTCTGCTTTTGAAAGAAGACGAAATCGTCATTGACCGGAAAAAAATTTCTGCCGACCAGGTTGATCAGGAAGTTGAACGTTTTCTGAGCGGTCGTGCCAAGGCATCTGCCCAGCTGGAAACGATCAAAACGAAAGCTGGTGAAACGTTCGGTGAAGAAAAAGAAGCCATCTTCGAAGGGCATATTATGTTGCTCGAAGATGAGGAGCTGGAGCAGGAAATCATAGCCCTGATTAAAGATAAGCACATGACCGCTGATGCAGCTGCTCATGAAGTTATCGAAGGTCAAGCTTCTGCCCTGGAAGAACTGGATGACGAATACCTGAAAGAGCGTGCGGCCGACGTACGTGATATCGGTAAGCGCCTGCTGCGCAACATCCTTGGGCTGAAGATCATCGACCTGAGCGCCATTCAGGATGAAGTAATCCTGGTTGCCGCTGACCTGACGCCGTCTGAAACCGCACAGCTAAACCTGAAGAAGGTGCTGGGTTTCATCACCGACGCGGGTGGCCGGACTTCCCACACCTCTATTATGGCGCGTTCTCTGGAACTGCCAGCCATCGTGGGTACCGGTAGCGTCACCTCTCAGGTGAAAAACGACGACTATCTGATTCTGGATGCCGTAAACAATCAGGTTTACGTCAATCCAACCAATGAAGTTATTGATAAACTGCGCGCCGTTCAGGAGCAAGTTGCTTCTGAAAAAGCAGAGCTTGCTAAACTGAAAGATCTGCCAGCAATTACGCTGGACGGTCACCAGGTCGAAGTGTGCGCTAACATCGGTACTGTTCGTGACGTTGAAGGTGCAGAGCGTAACGGCGCTGAAGGCGTTGGTCTGTATCGTACCGAATTCCTGTTCATGGACCGTGACGCGCTGCCAACCGAAGAAGAACAGTTTGCTGCTTACAAAGCGGTGGCTGAAGCGTGTGGCTCACAGGCAGTTATTGTTCGTACCATGGACATTGGCGGCGATAAAGAGCTGCCGTACATGAACTTCCCGAAAGAAGAGAACCCGTTCCTCGGCTGGCGTGCTATCCGTATCGCGATGGATCGTAAAGAGATCCTGCGCGATCAGCTTCGCGCTATCCTGCGTGCCTCTGCTTTCGGTAAATTGCGCATCATGTTCCCGATGATCATCTCTGTTGAAGAAGTGCGTGCACTGCGCAAAGAGATCGAAATCTACAAACAGGAACTGCGCGACGAAGGTAAAGCGTTTGACGAGTCAATTGAAATTGGCGTAATGGTGGAAACACCGGCTGCCGCGACAATTGCGCGTCATTTGGCCAAAGAAGTTGATTTCTTTAGTATCGGCACCAATGATTTAACGCAGTACACTCTGGCAGTTGACCGTGGTAATGATATGATTTCACACCTTTACCAGCCAATGTCACCGTCCGTGCTGAACTTGATCAAGCAAGTTATTGATGCTTCTCATGCTGAAGGCAAATGGACAGGTATGTGTGGTGAGCTTGCTGGCGATGAACGTGCTACACTTCTGTTGCTGGGGATGGGTCTGGACGAATTCTCTATGAGCGCCATTTCTATCCCGCGCATTAAGAAGATTATCCGTAACACGAACTTCGAAGATGCGAAGGTGTTAGCAGAGCAGGCTCTTGCTCAACCGACAACGGACGAGTTAATGACGCTGGTTAACAAGTTCATTGAAGAAAAAACAATCTGCTAATCCACGAGATGCGGCCCAATTTACTGCTTAGGAGAAGATCATGGGTTTGTTCGATAAACTGAAATCTCTGGTTTCCGACGACAAGAAGGATACTGGAACTATTGAGATCATTGCTCCGCTCTCTGGCGAGATCGTCAATATCGAAGACGTGCCGGATGTCGTTTTTGCGGAAAAAATCGTTGGTGATGGTATTGCAATCAAACCAACTGGTAACAAAATGGTCGCTCCGGTTGACGGCACCATTGGTAAAATCTTTGAAACCAACCACGCGTTCTCCATCGAATCTGATAGCGGCGTTGAGTTGTTCGTTCACTTCGGTATCGACACTGTTGAACTGAAAGGCGAAGGCTTCAAGCGTATTGCTGAAGAAGGTCAGCGCGTGAAAGTTGGCGATACTGTGATTGAATTCGATCTCCCGCTGCTGGAAGAGAAAGCCAAGTCTACCCTGACTCCGGTTGTTATCTCCAACATGGACGAAATCAAAGAACTGATCAAACTGTCCGGTAGCGTGACTGTGGGTGAAACCCCGGTTATTCGCATCAAGAAGTAATTCTTGCCGCAGTGAAAAATGGCGCCAATCGGCGCCATTTTTTATGCTTCCGCCAACGGCGGCAAAATCAATTCATCGCTCTCATGTTGCTGGGTGTAGCGCATCACCTCCAGCACGCGTAAGCCTGCGCTATGTACCGCGTCAGTTAATTCCTTACCTTTCAACAATCCACTGATAAGCTGGGCGCAAAACAGATCGCCTGTACCTTTCAGATCGGTTTTTACCCGAGAATGGGAAATGACATTCACGCTGTCGGCACTGACCACCACCACCTGCATCTCCTGATTTTCTTCGTTACCAGAGGCGCTGGTAATAACCACCCATTTTAATGTGTCTGAAAGCAAACTTTTTGCTGCGGCAATGGCGCTGTCGAGATCGCGGCAGTTTTTACCGGTCAGGATTTCCAGCTCAAAGATATTTGGCGTAATTCCCTGCGCCAGTGGCAACAAATATTGCCGATACGCATCGGGCAGGTCAGGTTTGACGTAGATACCGCTATCAATATCGCCAATCACCGGATCGACCATAATCAATAAGTCAGGATGATTTTCGCGTAATACAGTCAGCCACTCGGCAAGTATTTTGATTTGCGACGCGGTTCCCATATAACCGGTGGTGACAGCGCGCAGCTGGCGCAGCGCATCACGCTCCTGTAGTGCACGTAAATAGCCGCTAAACCATTCGTCCGGAATCGCACCACCGTAGAACGTATCATAATGTGGCGTATTGCTGAGCAACACGGTCGGCACGGCAAAGACATTCAGGCCGTTCTGTTTAATAGCAGGCACGGCAATGCTGTTGCCTACGCTGCCGTACACTACCTGCGACTGCACAGCGACAATATCCGCCTGCAACGCTCTGCTCTTATCGTTAAACAACAACAAACTACTCATTAGATTTTTTCTCCTTGCCGATGATCCTCATCGCATCCCAACCGAAACTTTACCTGATTTTGGCAGTCAAATCGGCTATCACAAAACAAGGATAAGGTAATTCAGTGAAGAAAATCATTTGTCTGGTCATTACACTGTTGATGACACTCCCCGCTTACGCGAAGTTAACTGCCCACGAAGAAGCCCGTATCAACGCCATGCTGGAGGGATTAGCGCAGCAAAAGGATTTGATATTTGTGCGCAACGGTGATGAACATACCTGTGATGAAGCAGTTTCGCATCTGAAGTTGAAGCTCGGCAACACGCGCAACCGCATTGATACCGCCGAGCAGTTTATTGATAAGGTGGCTTCGTCATCATCGATTACTGGTAAGCCTTACATCGTGAAGATGCCCGGTAAGAGCGATGAAAATGCGCAACCTTTTTTACATGCGCTGATTGCGCAGACGGATAAAACAGTGCCTGCGCAATAATCTTAAATCCCCGCCCCCTGGCTAAAATGCTCTTCCCCAAACACCCCGGTAGAAAGGTAGCGATCGCCGCGATCGCAGATGATCGCCACCACCACCGCGCCAGGGTTAGCTTTTGCCACGCGTATCGCGCCAGCAACCGCACCGCCAGAGCTTACGCCGCAGAAAATCCCTTCCCGCACCGCCAGTTCGCGCATGGTGTTTTCCGCATCGCGCTGATGAATATCCAGTACCTCATCCACCAGCGATGCATTAAAGATGCCTGGCAGATATTCCGCAGGCCAGCGGCGAATGCCGGGAATGCTGCTGCCCTCTTCCGGTTGTAGGCCGACAATTGTCACATTACTGGATTGCTCGCGCATAAACCGTGACACGCCGGTAATGGTGCCGGTCGTCCCCATGCTGGAGACAAAATGGGTAAGGCGACCACCAGTTTGCTGCCAGATTTCCGGCCCGGTGGTGGTGTAATGGGCGTAGGGATTATCAGGATTATTAAACTGATCGAGCAGCTTGCCTTCACCACGATTCGCCATTTCAAGCGCCAGATCGCGCGCCCCTTCCATGCCCTGTTCTTTGGTAACCAGAATCAGCTCCGCACCGTAAGCCAACATCGCCGCACGGCGTTCCTGGCTCATGTTGTCCGGCATCAGCAATTTCATGCGATAGCCTTTTAGCGCCGCAATCATCGCCAGCGCAATGCCAGTATTGCCACTGGTGGCTTCAATCAGCACGTCGCCCGGTTTAATTTCCCCACGCTTTTCCGCCTCGGCGATCATCGATAGCGCCGCACGATCTTTCACCGAGCCGGCCGGGTTATTGCCTTCCAGTTTTAACCACACTTCACTGCCGTTATCCGGCCCCATTCGCTGCAACTTCACCAGAGGCGTATTGCCAATTGTTTGTTCTAATGTACTCACGATCTCTGTCCATACGTGGTGTTGCCTGATGCGACGCTTGCGCGTCTTATCAGGCCTACAGGTTACAAACCTTGCCATTAAAAAGCCCGGATCGCGGGAAGCGCCTCCGGGCGTTTAACATTCACTCAACCTATCAGGCGCTTTGTGCGAGAGCAAGTTCCTCATCGCGGGTTTCAATACGATCGTCGCCGTTATACAGCCGCGCATGTTGCAGACCAACGTACAAACGATCGCCACGCTGCGGAGCGTCGTCGCCATGCATCACGACCGTCAGCGGTTCGTTGTACCACCCCAGCGGCTGCACGACTAATTGGGTGTAGTGCCCTTTCGGGCTGGCTTCCAGCACCTGGACCGGCAGTGGCGATTCAAGGCTGGTGCGGCGGCTGATATCCACTTCCCACGGGCGCAAGAAGAGATCCACCGGCCCCTGATACGCAGGCGTATACCCCAGCGGCCAGCGATGTGCGCCAACGTGGAACTGCCCGCCGCGAATGGTTCCCTGCAGGCGGTTTACTTCGCCCATAAATTCGAGCACAAAACGGGTCGCCGGTTCGCGCCATACCTGATCCGGTTCATCGGCCTGTTCGATATTGCCCTGGCTCATCACCACCACGCGGTTGGCGACTTCCATCGCCTCTTCCTGGTCGTGGGTAACGAATACACTGGTGAATTTCAGCTCTTCGTGCAGCTGACGCAGCCAGCGACGCAGCTCTTTACGCACCTGCGCATCCAGCGCGCCAAACGGTTCATCGAGCAGCAGAATTTGCGGTTCCACGGCAAGCGCACGCGCCAGCGCCACGCGCTGTTTCTGCCCGCCGGAAAGCTGGGCCGGATAACGATCCGCCAGATGGGCAAGCTGGACCATCTCCAGCAATTTTGTCACTTTCGCTTTGATCGCCGCGGCATTTGGCCGCTCGCGACGCGGCAGCACCGTCAGGCCAAAGGCGATATTGTCGAACACCGTCATATGGCGGAACAGCGCATAATGCTGAAACACGAAACCGACTTTACGATCGCGCGCGTGCAGGCGGCTGACGTCAGTGCCGTGGAAGCGAATATGTCCACTGGTTTGATGCTCCAGCCCGGCAATAATGCGCAGCAGCGTGGTTTTCCCGGAACCGGACGGCCCCAGCAATGCGACCATCTGACCAGAAGGAATATCCAGTGAGATATCGTTCAGCACCTGGGTGCGACCAAACGACTTCTTAATATTGGCAATCTCAATGCTCATGATGTTCCTCCTGCTGCGCGCGTTTTTCCTGATTCTCCAGGCGCCACTGCAACATACTCTTTAAAAACAGGGTGATAATCGCCATCAGCGTCAACAGCGCAGCAGCGGTAAAGGAGCCGACGGTGTTGTAGTCCTGCTCCAGCAATTCAATCTGTAACGGCAGCGAAAGTGTTTCGCCGCGAATCGAGCCGGAAACCACCGACACCGCGCCAAACTCGCCAATCGCGCGGGCGTTGGTCAGCACCACGCCATAAAGCAGCGCCCAGCGAATATTCGGCAATGTGACGCGGCGGAACATCTGCCAGCCGGACGCGCCAAGCAAAATCGCCGCTTCGTCTTCCTGGCTGCCCTGGCTTAACATCACCGGCACCAGCTCGCGCACCACAAACGGACACGTCACGAAGATGGTGACCAGCACCATTCCCGGCCACGAGAACATAATTTGCAGGTTATGCTCGTCGAGCCAACCGCCCAGCGGGCCGTTGGAGCCGTAGAACAGCAGATACACCAGGCCTGCGACCACCGGCGACACCGCAAACGGGATGTCCAGCAGCGTCAGCAACAACTGACGCCCCGGGAAATCAAAACGCGTCACCAGCCAGGCCAGCAGAATGCCGAACACCAGGTTTACCGGCACGGCAATCAGCGCGATCATCACCGTCAGCCAGATGGCGTGCAGCATGTCCGGGTCAGCCAGATTCTGTAAAACCGGCATCAGCCCTTTGCTGAATGCCTGCACGAAGATGTAAATCATCGGCACCAGCAGGATGAACGCCGAAACCAGCATCCCGGTGCCAATCAGAAACCATTTGCCCCAGTTAATCGGGCGCGCGTCATAACGCTTCAATTGGGTAACTTCCGCCATTAATGACCTACCACACGCCGACCAAAGCGACTTTGCAGAGTGTTAATTGAGAACAGCAGCAGCAGGGATGCCGCGAGGATCACCGAAGCGATCGCGCTCGCCGCCGGGTAATCAAACTCCTGTAAGCGAACAAAAATCATCAGCGACGTCACTTCGGTTTTCCAGGCGATGTTCCCGGCGATAAATATCACCGCGCCAAACTCACCGAGGCTACGGGTAAACGACAGCGCCACGCCCGCCACCAGCGCCGGAGAAAGCTCCGGCAGCACCACTTTACAGAAACTCTGCCAGCGCGTTGCGCCGAGCGTTTCTGCCGCTTCTTCATATTCCGGGCCTAACTCTTCCAGCACCGGCTGCACGGTTCGCACCACAAAGGGAATGCTGGTAAACGCCATCGCCACCGCAATCCCGAGCCAGGTGTAGGTGACTTTGATATCAAATTTCGCCAGCCACTCGCCGTAAAAACCGTTGACCGAAAACAACGAAGCCAGCGTCAAACCTGCTACCGCCGTCGGCAGTGCAAACGGCAAATC
The DNA window shown above is from Escherichia sp. E4742 and carries:
- the cysW gene encoding sulfate/thiosulfate ABC transporter permease CysW; its protein translation is MAEVTQLKRYDARPINWGKWFLIGTGMLVSAFILLVPMIYIFVQAFSKGLMPVLQNLADPDMLHAIWLTVMIALIAVPVNLVFGILLAWLVTRFDFPGRQLLLTLLDIPFAVSPVVAGLVYLLFYGSNGPLGGWLDEHNLQIMFSWPGMVLVTIFVTCPFVVRELVPVMLSQGSQEDEAAILLGASGWQMFRRVTLPNIRWALLYGVVLTNARAIGEFGAVSVVSGSIRGETLSLPLQIELLEQDYNTVGSFTAAALLTLMAIITLFLKSMLQWRLENQEKRAQQEEHHEH
- the cysT gene encoding sulfate/thiosulfate ABC transporter permease CysT, producing the protein MFAVASRRVLPGFTLSLGTSLLFVCLILLLPLSALVMQLSEMSWAQYWEVITNPQVVAAYKVTLLSAFVASIFNGVFGLLMAWILTRYRFPGRTLLDALMDLPFALPTAVAGLTLASLFSVNGFYGEWLAKFDIKVTYTWLGIAVAMAFTSIPFVVRTVQPVLEELGPEYEEAAETLGATRWQSFCKVVLPELSPALVAGVALSFTRSLGEFGAVIFIAGNIAWKTEVTSLMIFVRLQEFDYPAASAIASVILAASLLLLFSINTLQSRFGRRVVGH